In one Parus major isolate Abel chromosome 13, Parus_major1.1, whole genome shotgun sequence genomic region, the following are encoded:
- the HK3 gene encoding hexokinase-3 isoform X5, which produces MVGSLYLGEIIRHTLIALSAEKAIFTGTDVGVLKEKGVFTMQHVLEIVNNEEGMTVVKRVLEVLGLQPSERDCGRVQQICRAVVGRAATLHATGLSAILSYMCQTREMEMLVVNVGLEGELCTGYFRFEEILQNVSKLLAPECIPTFLASRDGSGRGAAMVTAVALRLAAQRREVDEVLAPLRLSHADLQKVQALMREEMERGLCKETNASASVRMLPTYVSHTPDGTEQGDFLALDLGGTNFRVLVVHVTEEGISMASEIYVIPVAIMQGTGTELFDHIIDCIMDFQTKQNLVTERLPLGFTFSFPCQQVGLDKALLLTWTKGFSASGCVGQDVVQLLRDAAQRKQHLGMHVVALVNDTVGTMMACGYDDPKCEIGLIVGTGTNACYMEEMKNVGTVEGDQGRMCINMEWGAFGDNGCLDHIFTHFDRVVDETTINPGKQRFEKLISGMYLGEIVRQILLVMTEKQLLFQGKPSPKLQTKDIFQTKFLSTIELNGLALRQIRAILSELELDASFEDSVLMREVCQAVSLRAAQLCAAGLAAVVEKMRENRGLEQLSVTVGVDGTLYKLHPCFSQNLQKTLKDLAPNCNVSFLLSEDGSGKGAALVAAVASRNANAMQ; this is translated from the exons ATGGTGGGCAGCCTGTACCTGGGGGAGATTATCCGGCACACACTGATTGCCCTGAGCGCTGAGAAAGCTATCTTCACTGGGACCGATGTTGGTGTCCTAAAGGAAAAGGGAGTGTTCACGATGCAGCATGTTCTGGAGATCGTCAA CAACGAGGAGGGCATGACTGTCGTGAAGAGGGTTCTGGAGgttctggggctgcagccaaGCGAGCGAGACTGCGGCCGGGTGCAGCAGATCTGCCGGGCAGTGGTGGGGCGTGCTGCCACACTCCACGCCACCGGGCTGTCTGCCATCCTCAGCTACATGTGCCAGACCCGGGAGATGGAGATGCTGGTGGTCAACGTGGGGTTGGAAGGAGAATTGTGCACAGGCTACTTCAG GTTTGAGGAGATCCTGCAAAATGTGTCAAAGCTACTGGCTCCTGAGTGCATACCTACCTTCCTGGCCTCGAGAGATGGCTCTGGGCGGGGGGCAGCCATGGTGACAGCAGTGGCTTTGCGCCTGGCAGCCCAGCGCCGTGAGGTGGACGAGGTGCTGGCCCCTCTACGGCTCAGCCATGCTGACCTGCAGAAAGTCCAAGCACTGAtgagggaggagatggagcGGGGCCTGTGTAAGGAGACCAATGCCAGTGCCTCTGTCCGCATGCTGCCCACCTACGTTTCTCACACACCCGATGGCACTG AGCAAGGCGACTTTCTGGCGCTGGACCTGGGGGGGACCAATTTCCGTGTGCTGGTGGTGCATGTGACAGAGGAGGGCATCAGCATGGCCAGTGAGATCTACGTCATCCCAGTTGCCATTATGCAGGGCACCGGCACCGAG CTCTTTGACCACATCATTGACTGCATCATGGACTTCCAGACGAAGCAGAACCTGGTGACGGAGAGGCTGCCTCTCGGCTTcaccttctcctttccctgccagcAAGTGGGCCTGGATAAG gcactgctgctgacCTGGACCAAAGGCTTCAGTGCCTCAGGCTGTGTGGGACAGGACGTTGTCCAGCTGCTGCGGGACGCTGCCCAGCGCAAACAG CACTTAGGGATGCATGTGGTGGCTCTGGTCAACGACACAGTGGGAACCATGATGGCCTGTGGTTATGATGACCCCAAATGTGAAATCGGCCTCATTGTGG ggacagggaccaATGCCTGTTACATGGAGGAGATGAAGAACGTGGGCACTGTGGAGGGGGACCAGGGCCGCATGTGCATCAACATGGAGTGGGGGGCCTTTGGGGACAATGGCTGCCTAGACCACATCTTCACCCACTTCGACAGGGTGGTGGACGAAACCACCATCAACCCAGGCAAGCAGAG GTTTGAGAAGCTCATCAGTGGCATGTACCTGGGTGAGATTGTGCGTCAGATCCTGTTGGTAATGACAGAGAAACAGCTCTTGTTCCAAGGCAAACCCTCCCCCAAGCTCCAGACCAAGGACATCTTCCAGACCAAGTTCCTCTCTACCATCGAGCT CAACGGGCTGGCCCTGCGGCAGATACGGGCCATCCTGAGCGAACTGGAGCTCGATGCCAGCTTTGAGGACAGCGTGCTGATGCGGGAGGTGTGCCAGGCCGTGTCCCTGCGGGCAGCCCAGCTCTGCGCTGCTGGCTTGGCTGCTGTGGTGGAGAAGATGCGGGAGAATCGGGGCCTGGAACAGCTGTCTGTCACTGTTGGGGTGGATGGCACCTTGTACAAGCTGCACCCGTG cTTCTCCCAAAACCTCCAGAAGACACTGAAGGACCTGGCACCCAACTGCAACGTGTCCTTCCTGCTATCAGAGGACGGCTCGGGGAAAGGGGCCGCGCTCGTGGCAGCTGTGGCCAGTCGCAATGCCAACGCCATGCAATAG
- the HK3 gene encoding hexokinase-3 isoform X6 translates to MREVCQAVSLRAAQLCAAGLAAVVEKMRENRGLEQLSVTVGVDGTLYKLHPCFSQNLQKTLKDLAPNCNVSFLLSEDGSGKGAALVAAVASRNANAMQ, encoded by the exons ATGCGGGAGGTGTGCCAGGCCGTGTCCCTGCGGGCAGCCCAGCTCTGCGCTGCTGGCTTGGCTGCTGTGGTGGAGAAGATGCGGGAGAATCGGGGCCTGGAACAGCTGTCTGTCACTGTTGGGGTGGATGGCACCTTGTACAAGCTGCACCCGTG cTTCTCCCAAAACCTCCAGAAGACACTGAAGGACCTGGCACCCAACTGCAACGTGTCCTTCCTGCTATCAGAGGACGGCTCGGGGAAAGGGGCCGCGCTCGTGGCAGCTGTGGCCAGTCGCAATGCCAACGCCATGCAATAG
- the HK3 gene encoding hexokinase-3 isoform X4, giving the protein MHRPKCGCCPPTSAPLPMALLFDFIAQCVSQFLAETISPDAAQSEERQSLPLGFVFPFSCRQTQLDKAELLSWSKGFSCSGVVGKDVVQLLQAAINKQEVGANGSEGHWLSPFRGWKSSQFTPRQLCHVEVVALMNDTVGTMMTCSTEGRPCEIAMVADKGSNCCFMAEAHLVETTEETSGRMCVNTEWGCFGDDGTLNDVFTLYDESVDEESNNPGEKRFEKMVGSLYLGEIIRHTLIALSAEKAIFTGTDVGVLKEKGVFTMQHVLEIVNNEEGMTVVKRVLEVLGLQPSERDCGRVQQICRAVVGRAATLHATGLSAILSYMCQTREMEMLVVNVGLEGELCTGYFRFEEILQNVSKLLAPECIPTFLASRDGSGRGAAMVTAVALRLAAQRREVDEVLAPLRLSHADLQKVQALMREEMERGLCKETNASASVRMLPTYVSHTPDGTEQGDFLALDLGGTNFRVLVVHVTEEGISMASEIYVIPVAIMQGTGTELFDHIIDCIMDFQTKQNLVTERLPLGFTFSFPCQQVGLDKALLLTWTKGFSASGCVGQDVVQLLRDAAQRKQHLGMHVVALVNDTVGTMMACGYDDPKCEIGLIVGTGTNACYMEEMKNVGTVEGDQGRMCINMEWGAFGDNGCLDHIFTHFDRVVDETTINPGKQRFEKLISGMYLGEIVRQILLVMTEKQLLFQGKPSPKLQTKDIFQTKFLSTIELNGLALRQIRAILSELELDASFEDSVLMREVCQAVSLRAAQLCAAGLAAVVEKMRENRGLEQLSVTVGVDGTLYKLHPCFSQNLQKTLKDLAPNCNVSFLLSEDGSGKGAALVAAVASRNANAMQ; this is encoded by the exons ATGCACAGGCCAAAGTGCGGATGCTGCCCACCTACATCTGCGCCACTCCCAATGGCACTG CTCTTTGACTTCATTGCACAATGTGTGTCCCAGTTCCTGGCCGAGACCATCAGCCCTGACGCTGCTCAATCTGAGGAACGCCAAAGCCTCCCCTTGGGCTTTGTGTTCCCCTTCAGCTGCCGGCAGACACAGCTGGACAAG GCAGAACTCCTTTCCTGGTCCAAGGGCTTCAGCTGCAGTGGTGTGGTGGGGAAGGACgtggtgcagctgctgcaggcagccatCAATAAGCAGGAGGTGGGGGCCAACGGGTCAGAAGGCCATTGGCTGTCCCCGTTTAGGGGCTGGAAATCCTCTCAATTTACTCCCCGCCAGCTCTGCCATGTGGAAGTTGTTGCCCTGATGAATGACACTGTGGGCACCATGATGACGTGCAGCACGGAGGGGAGACCCTGTGAGATCGCCATGGTTGCAG ACAAGGGCTCCAACTGTTGCTTCATGGCTGAGGCACACCTGGTGGAAACAACAGAGGAGACCAGCGGGAGGATGTGTGTCAACACTGAGTGGGGCTGCTTTGGGGATGATGGCACCCTGAATGACGTCTTCACACTCTATGATGAAAGTGTGGATGAGGAATCTAACAACCCTGGGGAGAAGAG GTTTGAGAAGATGGTGGGCAGCCTGTACCTGGGGGAGATTATCCGGCACACACTGATTGCCCTGAGCGCTGAGAAAGCTATCTTCACTGGGACCGATGTTGGTGTCCTAAAGGAAAAGGGAGTGTTCACGATGCAGCATGTTCTGGAGATCGTCAA CAACGAGGAGGGCATGACTGTCGTGAAGAGGGTTCTGGAGgttctggggctgcagccaaGCGAGCGAGACTGCGGCCGGGTGCAGCAGATCTGCCGGGCAGTGGTGGGGCGTGCTGCCACACTCCACGCCACCGGGCTGTCTGCCATCCTCAGCTACATGTGCCAGACCCGGGAGATGGAGATGCTGGTGGTCAACGTGGGGTTGGAAGGAGAATTGTGCACAGGCTACTTCAG GTTTGAGGAGATCCTGCAAAATGTGTCAAAGCTACTGGCTCCTGAGTGCATACCTACCTTCCTGGCCTCGAGAGATGGCTCTGGGCGGGGGGCAGCCATGGTGACAGCAGTGGCTTTGCGCCTGGCAGCCCAGCGCCGTGAGGTGGACGAGGTGCTGGCCCCTCTACGGCTCAGCCATGCTGACCTGCAGAAAGTCCAAGCACTGAtgagggaggagatggagcGGGGCCTGTGTAAGGAGACCAATGCCAGTGCCTCTGTCCGCATGCTGCCCACCTACGTTTCTCACACACCCGATGGCACTG AGCAAGGCGACTTTCTGGCGCTGGACCTGGGGGGGACCAATTTCCGTGTGCTGGTGGTGCATGTGACAGAGGAGGGCATCAGCATGGCCAGTGAGATCTACGTCATCCCAGTTGCCATTATGCAGGGCACCGGCACCGAG CTCTTTGACCACATCATTGACTGCATCATGGACTTCCAGACGAAGCAGAACCTGGTGACGGAGAGGCTGCCTCTCGGCTTcaccttctcctttccctgccagcAAGTGGGCCTGGATAAG gcactgctgctgacCTGGACCAAAGGCTTCAGTGCCTCAGGCTGTGTGGGACAGGACGTTGTCCAGCTGCTGCGGGACGCTGCCCAGCGCAAACAG CACTTAGGGATGCATGTGGTGGCTCTGGTCAACGACACAGTGGGAACCATGATGGCCTGTGGTTATGATGACCCCAAATGTGAAATCGGCCTCATTGTGG ggacagggaccaATGCCTGTTACATGGAGGAGATGAAGAACGTGGGCACTGTGGAGGGGGACCAGGGCCGCATGTGCATCAACATGGAGTGGGGGGCCTTTGGGGACAATGGCTGCCTAGACCACATCTTCACCCACTTCGACAGGGTGGTGGACGAAACCACCATCAACCCAGGCAAGCAGAG GTTTGAGAAGCTCATCAGTGGCATGTACCTGGGTGAGATTGTGCGTCAGATCCTGTTGGTAATGACAGAGAAACAGCTCTTGTTCCAAGGCAAACCCTCCCCCAAGCTCCAGACCAAGGACATCTTCCAGACCAAGTTCCTCTCTACCATCGAGCT CAACGGGCTGGCCCTGCGGCAGATACGGGCCATCCTGAGCGAACTGGAGCTCGATGCCAGCTTTGAGGACAGCGTGCTGATGCGGGAGGTGTGCCAGGCCGTGTCCCTGCGGGCAGCCCAGCTCTGCGCTGCTGGCTTGGCTGCTGTGGTGGAGAAGATGCGGGAGAATCGGGGCCTGGAACAGCTGTCTGTCACTGTTGGGGTGGATGGCACCTTGTACAAGCTGCACCCGTG cTTCTCCCAAAACCTCCAGAAGACACTGAAGGACCTGGCACCCAACTGCAACGTGTCCTTCCTGCTATCAGAGGACGGCTCGGGGAAAGGGGCCGCGCTCGTGGCAGCTGTGGCCAGTCGCAATGCCAACGCCATGCAATAG